The proteins below are encoded in one region of Dyella jiangningensis:
- a CDS encoding efflux RND transporter permease subunit codes for MNLFAPLIRRPIGTSVLAIGLALAGIWAYLLLGVAALPQLEFPGMVVYVEMPGANAQTMASTVAAPLERHLGRIPGIKEMHSESNEGSTSVRIIFNFGNNTDKLARDVQAAINASTADLPIASMPSLPRYFKFNTANIPVLLLSLTSQTLPPDKLYDLADTLINPAIAQIPGVAQVRVIGGRPRAVRVELNTAALASKGLTANDVANALRAANVTSPQGVLTDGRTQMTVSATDALHDPDEFARLLIATRNGAPVRLSDVARVTSGQQDEYQAAWFNDQRAVALRISKRPEANAVATADAVRAKLPQMRAWMPADIRITPIFDLTQTTKSALHEVQVALLLSVVMVAAVMLVFLRRIGPTLIAMLSVPLSLAGAFVVMWSLGYTLNTLSLVALVLCIGFVVDDAIVVIENIVRHMEHGSPPLVAAMDGVKEIGFTVVSITLSLIAVFAPLLFGNNQFTLLLREFSVTLTAAVVISALISLSLTPALCGRYLSLANAGGREPNRMERALERFDRALHRVYERALDWAMHHRRLMRWQPLILLGLTIGMAMLVVKLFGFNFMPQEDIGMIQGDIRADANISPTLMAQRAQRAAAIMREDPAVLDVTTFLGSDRAGGAVGNQATMFVDLKPRGHGPGQRPDALKDVITRLNKAYAKLPELRVSLNAIGFFNDNNDSDRGSQSFELVSSNMGVDLQPLALQVTKLMRKHKEFHDVSSDYDDIDKQQMLTVDRAAAGRLHLNMGQVDSALYNAFGQRQVSIIYSNINQYWVVLTSSAERSLSPDTLLNTYVRGDNGNMVPLSAVAHIQPQVTPSFVIHTNQLEAAKIYYNIDPGFPQNKAMDLINQIVADARLPAGVQVGYSGSAQNLEETRSNANVLLIGSILAMYIVLGILYESLGHPLTILSTLPAAGAGAFLAMLATGTPMSLMAIIAILMLIGIVKKNAILMVDFALVAQRERGMSPPDAIREAALVRFRPITMTTLVAMGAALPLAIGFGVGSEMRQPLGVAIVGGLLVSQLLTLLSTPAIYLWNHDRKIRKEARRAKRAAKRALKAQTAAG; via the coding sequence CGCTGGAGCGCCACCTCGGGCGCATCCCCGGCATCAAGGAGATGCACTCGGAGAGCAACGAAGGTTCCACGTCAGTTCGCATCATCTTCAATTTCGGCAACAACACCGACAAGCTGGCGCGCGACGTGCAGGCGGCGATCAACGCGAGCACCGCCGACCTGCCGATCGCGAGCATGCCGTCGCTGCCGCGCTACTTCAAATTCAACACCGCCAACATACCGGTACTGCTACTCTCGCTGACGTCGCAGACGCTGCCGCCGGACAAGCTCTACGACCTCGCCGACACGCTGATCAATCCCGCCATCGCGCAGATTCCCGGCGTGGCGCAGGTGCGCGTGATCGGCGGACGCCCGCGCGCGGTGCGCGTGGAGCTCAATACCGCCGCGCTCGCCAGCAAGGGGCTCACGGCCAACGACGTCGCCAACGCGCTGCGTGCGGCCAATGTCACCTCGCCGCAGGGCGTGCTCACCGACGGGCGCACCCAGATGACGGTGTCGGCGACCGATGCCCTGCATGATCCGGACGAGTTCGCCAGGCTGCTGATCGCCACGCGCAACGGCGCGCCCGTGCGCCTGTCGGACGTGGCGCGCGTCACCAGCGGCCAGCAGGACGAGTATCAGGCCGCCTGGTTCAACGACCAGCGCGCGGTGGCGCTGCGCATCAGCAAGCGTCCCGAGGCCAATGCGGTGGCTACCGCCGACGCAGTGCGCGCCAAGCTGCCGCAGATGCGCGCGTGGATGCCGGCGGACATCAGGATCACGCCGATCTTCGACCTTACCCAGACCACCAAGTCCGCACTGCATGAAGTGCAAGTCGCGCTGCTGCTCAGCGTGGTGATGGTGGCGGCGGTGATGCTGGTGTTCCTGCGGCGCATCGGCCCGACGCTGATCGCGATGCTGAGCGTGCCGCTGTCGCTGGCGGGCGCCTTCGTGGTGATGTGGTCGCTGGGCTATACGCTCAACACGCTGTCGCTGGTGGCGCTGGTGTTGTGCATCGGCTTCGTGGTGGACGATGCCATCGTGGTGATCGAGAACATCGTCCGCCACATGGAGCACGGTTCGCCACCGCTCGTGGCAGCGATGGATGGCGTGAAGGAGATCGGCTTCACCGTCGTCTCCATCACGCTCTCGCTGATCGCCGTGTTCGCGCCGCTGCTGTTCGGCAACAACCAGTTCACCCTGTTGCTGCGCGAATTCTCGGTAACGCTGACCGCGGCGGTGGTGATCTCGGCGTTGATCTCGCTCTCGCTTACGCCCGCGCTGTGCGGGCGCTATCTTTCCCTGGCGAATGCCGGCGGACGCGAGCCCAACCGCATGGAGCGCGCGCTCGAACGCTTCGATCGTGCGTTGCATCGCGTCTATGAGAGAGCGCTCGACTGGGCCATGCATCATCGCCGGCTGATGCGGTGGCAGCCGCTCATCCTGCTCGGCCTCACCATCGGCATGGCGATGCTGGTGGTGAAGCTGTTTGGCTTCAATTTCATGCCGCAGGAAGACATCGGCATGATCCAGGGCGACATCCGCGCCGACGCGAACATTTCGCCCACGCTGATGGCCCAGCGCGCGCAGCGCGCCGCGGCGATCATGCGCGAAGACCCCGCGGTGCTGGATGTGACCACCTTCCTTGGAAGCGACCGCGCTGGCGGCGCGGTGGGCAACCAGGCCACGATGTTCGTGGACCTGAAGCCACGCGGGCATGGCCCGGGCCAGCGGCCAGACGCGCTCAAGGACGTGATCACGCGTCTCAACAAAGCCTACGCGAAGCTGCCCGAGCTGCGCGTCTCGCTCAATGCCATCGGCTTCTTCAACGACAACAACGACAGCGACCGCGGCAGCCAGAGTTTCGAACTGGTGAGCAGCAACATGGGCGTCGACCTGCAGCCGCTCGCGCTGCAGGTGACCAAGCTGATGCGCAAGCACAAGGAATTCCACGACGTCAGCAGCGACTACGACGACATCGACAAGCAGCAGATGCTCACCGTGGACCGCGCCGCGGCAGGGCGGTTGCACCTCAACATGGGGCAGGTGGATTCGGCGCTGTACAACGCGTTTGGTCAGCGCCAGGTGTCGATCATCTATTCGAACATCAACCAGTACTGGGTGGTGCTGACGTCATCGGCGGAACGTTCGCTGAGCCCCGATACGCTGCTCAACACCTACGTGCGCGGCGACAACGGCAACATGGTGCCGCTCTCGGCGGTGGCGCACATCCAGCCGCAGGTGACGCCGTCGTTCGTGATCCACACCAACCAGCTGGAGGCGGCCAAGATCTACTACAACATCGACCCCGGCTTTCCGCAGAACAAGGCGATGGACCTGATCAACCAGATCGTCGCCGATGCGCGCCTGCCGGCCGGCGTGCAGGTCGGCTATTCCGGCAGCGCACAGAACCTGGAAGAGACGCGTTCCAACGCCAACGTGCTGTTGATCGGCTCGATCCTGGCGATGTACATCGTGCTGGGCATTCTCTATGAGAGCCTCGGCCATCCGCTGACCATCCTCTCCACGCTGCCCGCGGCCGGCGCTGGTGCCTTCCTCGCCATGCTCGCCACCGGCACGCCGATGTCGCTGATGGCGATCATCGCTATTTTGATGTTGATCGGCATCGTGAAGAAGAACGCGATCTTGATGGTGGACTTCGCCCTGGTCGCGCAGCGGGAGCGCGGCATGTCACCGCCGGATGCGATTCGCGAAGCGGCGCTGGTACGTTTCCGTCCGATCACCATGACGACGCTGGTGGCGATGGGCGCGGCGCTGCCGTTGGCGATCGGCTTCGGTGTCGGTTCGGAGATGCGTCAGCCGCTGGGTGTGGCCATCGTCGGCGGTTTGCTGGTGTCGCAGTTGCTGACGTTGCTGAGTACGCCGGCGATTTATCTGTGGAACCACGATCGCAAGATCCGCAAGGAAGCCCGTCGCGCGAAGCGTGCGGCGAAGCGGGCGTTGAAGGCGCAGACGGCGGCGGGGTGA
- a CDS encoding efflux RND transporter permease subunit, translating to MNIFAPLIKRPVGTSLLALGLLLAGVFAYRLLGVAALPSLEFPGVYIVAQMPGASAQTMASTVLAPLERHIGRIPGIDDMYGNATEGSAAIQVRFTFDRTADKAARDVQAAINAAQADLPVMPSPPQYFKFDTSQFPILLVSLTSTGLPQDKLYDLTDTLLKPAVAQIPGVAQVQVFGGTPHAVRVELDINALAAKGLTANDVRNALIAANVTSPQGILTDGQTQMTVTANDGLTEASDFANLLVATRNGAPVRLSDVAKVVSGQQDIYQGAWFNSQSTVAMQISKRPEANAVETVDEIRRRLPELRAWMPADVQITPIFDLTQTTKSALHEVQVALLISIVMVVMVMLVFLRRLRPTLIASLSVPLSLAGAFVVMLALGYTLNTLSLVALVLCIGFVVDDAIVVIENIVRHMEKGEPPLQAALIGVREIGFTVVSITLSLVAVFAPLLFGNNMLIMLLREFSVTLAVAVVISAIVSLTLTPALCGRLLKHEEPGEHVPGRIEAALERFDRGFHRAYERALDWAMHHRRLMRWQPLLLLFLTFALGWGVVATAGGNFMPEEDIGMIEGDIRADANISPTMMATQVQSVAKIMEHDPAVLDVLTILGGNDGNGAVGNMGTMFVDLKPRGSGPNDRHDPVKVVVDRLSKQYNAMPGVRVSLSPMQFLGGGGSGDKGAQYEFQLIGTNGEDLQPWTLKMVQQLRKTKEMRDVGSNFDLVGKQQMLKVDRESASRLLVSMGDVDTALLNSFGQRQVSIIYSDINQYWVVLTSSSATSLSPDALLNIRVRNAKGEMIPLSALAHIEPNMSPMRIRHHNQLEASTITYNLAKDVTQDIGVKLVENAGIAVGLPEGVRIEFTGQNQRLQQAKSNGMVLLIGAIVAMYIVLGILYESLGHPLTILSTLPAAGMGAFLAMLVTQTQLTLMAIIAILMLIGIVKKNAILMVDFALVAQRERGLSPPDAIREAALVRFRPITMTTLVAMGAALPLAIGFGVGSEMRQPLGVAIVGGLLVSQLLTLLSTPAIYLWNHDRKIRKEARRAKRAAKRALKAQTATG from the coding sequence GTGAATATCTTCGCTCCATTGATCAAACGCCCCGTGGGCACCTCGCTGCTGGCGCTCGGATTGCTGCTGGCTGGTGTTTTTGCCTACCGGCTGCTGGGTGTGGCGGCGTTGCCGTCGCTGGAATTCCCGGGCGTTTATATCGTGGCGCAGATGCCGGGCGCGAGCGCACAGACCATGGCGTCCACCGTGCTGGCGCCGTTGGAGCGACACATCGGTCGCATTCCCGGCATCGACGACATGTACGGCAATGCCACCGAGGGCAGCGCGGCGATCCAGGTGCGTTTCACCTTCGACCGTACCGCCGACAAGGCGGCGCGTGACGTGCAGGCGGCGATCAATGCCGCGCAGGCCGACTTGCCGGTGATGCCGAGCCCGCCGCAGTACTTCAAGTTCGACACCTCGCAATTCCCGATCCTGCTGGTATCGCTGACTTCCACCGGTCTTCCGCAGGACAAGCTCTACGATCTCACCGACACGCTGCTGAAACCCGCCGTGGCACAGATCCCCGGCGTCGCGCAGGTGCAGGTGTTCGGCGGCACGCCGCATGCCGTGCGCGTGGAGCTGGATATCAACGCGCTCGCCGCGAAGGGCCTCACCGCGAACGACGTGCGCAACGCGTTGATCGCGGCCAATGTCACCTCGCCGCAGGGCATTCTCACCGACGGCCAGACGCAGATGACCGTCACGGCCAATGATGGCCTCACGGAAGCGTCCGACTTCGCCAACCTGCTTGTCGCCACCAGGAATGGCGCGCCGGTGCGCCTGTCCGATGTGGCCAAGGTCGTCAGCGGCCAACAAGACATCTACCAGGGCGCCTGGTTCAACAGCCAGAGCACGGTGGCGATGCAGATCAGCAAGCGCCCCGAGGCGAACGCGGTCGAGACGGTGGATGAAATCCGCAGGCGTCTGCCCGAACTGCGCGCGTGGATGCCGGCCGACGTGCAGATCACGCCGATCTTCGACCTCACGCAGACCACCAAGTCGGCGCTGCATGAGGTCCAGGTCGCACTGCTGATCAGTATCGTGATGGTGGTGATGGTGATGCTGGTGTTCCTGCGCCGCCTCCGCCCCACCCTGATCGCCTCGCTGAGCGTGCCACTGTCGCTGGCCGGCGCCTTCGTGGTGATGCTGGCGTTGGGCTACACGCTCAACACGCTGTCGCTGGTGGCGCTGGTGCTGTGCATTGGCTTCGTGGTCGACGACGCCATCGTGGTGATCGAAAACATCGTGCGCCACATGGAGAAGGGCGAGCCGCCGCTGCAGGCCGCGCTGATCGGCGTGCGCGAGATCGGCTTCACCGTGGTATCGATCACGCTGTCGCTGGTGGCGGTGTTCGCGCCGCTGCTGTTCGGCAACAACATGCTGATCATGCTGCTGCGCGAGTTCTCGGTGACGCTTGCGGTCGCCGTGGTGATTTCGGCCATCGTCTCGCTCACGCTCACGCCTGCGCTATGCGGCCGGCTCCTCAAGCATGAGGAGCCCGGCGAGCACGTGCCTGGGCGCATCGAGGCAGCTCTGGAACGCTTCGACCGTGGCTTCCATCGCGCCTATGAGCGTGCACTGGATTGGGCCATGCATCACCGTCGGCTGATGCGCTGGCAGCCGTTGCTGCTGTTGTTCCTCACGTTCGCGCTCGGCTGGGGCGTGGTCGCCACGGCCGGCGGCAACTTCATGCCCGAGGAAGACATCGGCATGATCGAGGGCGACATCCGCGCGGATGCGAACATTTCGCCCACCATGATGGCCACGCAGGTGCAGAGCGTCGCCAAGATCATGGAGCACGACCCGGCGGTGTTGGATGTGCTCACCATTCTCGGCGGCAACGACGGCAACGGCGCCGTGGGCAACATGGGCACCATGTTCGTCGACCTGAAGCCGCGTGGCAGTGGCCCGAACGATCGCCACGATCCGGTGAAGGTGGTGGTCGATCGGCTGTCCAAGCAGTACAACGCCATGCCCGGCGTGCGCGTTTCGCTGAGCCCCATGCAGTTCCTCGGTGGCGGCGGCAGCGGCGACAAGGGTGCGCAGTACGAGTTCCAGCTGATCGGCACCAACGGTGAAGACCTGCAGCCGTGGACGCTGAAGATGGTGCAGCAGCTGCGCAAGACGAAGGAAATGCGCGACGTCGGCAGCAACTTCGACCTGGTCGGCAAGCAGCAGATGCTGAAGGTGGACCGCGAGTCCGCCAGTCGCCTGCTGGTGAGCATGGGCGATGTCGATACCGCGCTGCTCAACTCCTTCGGCCAGCGCCAGGTGTCGATCATCTATTCGGACATCAACCAGTACTGGGTGGTGCTGACGTCCAGCTCGGCCACCTCGCTGAGCCCGGATGCGCTGCTCAACATCCGCGTGCGCAACGCGAAGGGCGAAATGATCCCGCTGTCCGCACTGGCGCACATCGAGCCGAACATGAGCCCGATGCGCATCCGCCACCATAACCAGCTGGAAGCCTCCACCATTACCTACAACCTGGCGAAGGACGTCACCCAGGATATCGGCGTCAAGCTCGTGGAGAACGCAGGCATCGCGGTCGGCCTGCCCGAAGGCGTACGCATCGAATTTACCGGCCAGAACCAGCGTCTGCAGCAGGCCAAGTCGAACGGCATGGTGCTGCTGATCGGCGCGATCGTGGCGATGTACATCGTGCTGGGCATCCTCTACGAAAGCCTCGGCCATCCGCTGACGATCCTCTCCACGCTGCCGGCCGCAGGCATGGGCGCGTTCCTCGCCATGCTGGTGACGCAGACGCAGCTCACGCTGATGGCGATCATCGCGATCTTGATGTTGATCGGCATCGTGAAGAAGAACGCGATCTTGATGGTGGATTTTGCGCTGGTGGCGCAACGCGAACGCGGGTTGTCGCCACCGGATGCGATTCGCGAGGCGGCGCTGGTTCGCTTCCGCCCGATCACCATGACCACGCTTGTAGCGATGGGTGCCGCCTTGCCGCTGGCGATCGGCTTCGGCGTCGGTTCGGAGATGCGTCAGCCGCTGGGTGTGGCCATCGTCGGTGGGTTGCTGGTCTCCCAGTTGCTGACGTTGCTGAGTACGCCGGCGATTTATCTGTGGAACCACGATCGCAAGATCCGCAAGGAAGCCCGTCGCGCGAAGCGTGCGGCGAAGCGGGCGTTGAAGGCGCAGACGGCAACGGGGTGA
- a CDS encoding DUF3617 domain-containing protein — MHPFRQPGSRGHAVARAIALLVLVVAALIGEPGHADPGDFQAMTGLWKIVTRVMEHGHLGAPRERWHCVDEGPDPWAEFAALPVPGHTQCERSSQHRSSTALSWTASCAGLAAPGARGRVDFDSPEHYTASVSVAGRQVVQVEGRRYAACTSPKD, encoded by the coding sequence ATGCATCCGTTTCGCCAGCCAGGCTCACGCGGTCACGCCGTGGCGCGCGCCATCGCGCTGCTGGTGCTCGTCGTGGCCGCGCTGATAGGCGAGCCTGGCCACGCCGATCCGGGCGATTTCCAGGCCATGACTGGTTTATGGAAGATCGTGACGCGCGTGATGGAGCACGGCCATCTTGGGGCGCCGCGGGAACGCTGGCATTGCGTGGATGAAGGGCCGGACCCGTGGGCGGAATTCGCTGCTCTTCCGGTGCCGGGTCATACCCAATGCGAACGCAGCAGCCAGCATCGCAGCAGCACGGCACTCTCCTGGACTGCGAGCTGCGCCGGACTGGCGGCGCCGGGTGCGCGCGGGCGCGTCGATTTCGATTCGCCGGAACATTACACGGCGAGTGTGAGCGTGGCGGGGCGGCAGGTGGTGCAGGTGGAAGGAAGAAGGTATGCGGCGTGCACGAGTCCGAAGGATTAG
- a CDS encoding alkaline phosphatase family protein, with amino-acid sequence MFMTHVRKRYLPLLIGTLAAGLAGVVNAQNTSADQDANFRDKVPAAATGDRAGLPGGITVLHRPGNGDDRSDRTTTPIKHVILLIGENRTFDHVYATYTPPKGQSVHNLLSEGIVNADGTPGPNVAAAQQWQASSTGKFALAPKHTTAYTTLPAMNTGGAPTQAPFSSAAQAQAVEPALPDEAYSELANGGTGLPNEVLDTRFPAHLANAPVDMHASLNYDDYANSPVHRFFQMWQQLDCDVHAATSKNPSGCRNDLFPWVETTVGAGTNGKPQPANFTEQTTGEGSTAMQFLNMAQGDAPYFAELARTYTLSDNFHQSVMGGTGANHIMLGFGDLVYYADANGNPATPPSNQIENPDAQAGTNNWYVQDGYSGGSYVNCADDSQPGVGAVKDYLKSLPYRTFHGTDCKRNAYYLVNNYNPGYLGDGTPAPLGADQFTMPPTRQDNLALLLTRHHVTWKYYGEGWAGGKENGEAGTFCNICNPFLYSTQVMTDPKLRANNQDINDLYNDIQNDTLPAVSIAKPDGILDGHPASSKLDLFEGYVKKIVEMAKANPKVWDDTVIMVTFDEGGGYYDSGYIQPVDFFGDGTRIPLLVVSRFSEGGRVVHTYYDHVSFDKFVEANWGLHETISNRSRDNLPNPVSQPNNPYVPLNAPAIGNLMNMFDFDRHGHGYVATTETQD; translated from the coding sequence ATGTTCATGACGCATGTCCGCAAGCGGTACCTGCCGTTACTCATCGGCACCCTCGCCGCCGGCCTCGCCGGTGTCGTCAATGCACAGAACACCAGTGCCGACCAGGACGCGAACTTCCGCGACAAGGTGCCGGCCGCGGCCACCGGTGATCGCGCGGGTCTGCCCGGTGGCATCACCGTGCTGCATAGGCCGGGTAACGGCGACGACCGCAGTGATCGCACCACCACGCCGATCAAGCACGTCATCCTGCTGATCGGTGAAAACCGCACGTTCGATCACGTCTACGCCACCTATACGCCGCCCAAGGGCCAGAGCGTGCACAACCTGCTTTCCGAAGGCATCGTCAACGCCGACGGCACGCCGGGTCCGAATGTCGCCGCCGCGCAGCAGTGGCAGGCGAGCAGCACGGGCAAGTTTGCCCTCGCGCCCAAGCACACCACGGCGTATACGACGTTGCCGGCGATGAACACCGGCGGCGCGCCGACCCAGGCGCCGTTCTCCTCCGCGGCACAGGCTCAGGCGGTCGAGCCGGCGCTTCCCGACGAGGCTTACAGCGAACTCGCCAACGGCGGCACCGGATTGCCGAACGAAGTGCTTGATACGCGCTTCCCCGCGCACCTCGCGAATGCTCCGGTCGACATGCATGCCTCGCTCAACTACGACGACTACGCCAACAGCCCGGTGCATCGCTTCTTCCAGATGTGGCAGCAGCTGGACTGCGACGTGCACGCCGCCACGTCGAAGAACCCCAGCGGTTGTCGCAACGACCTGTTCCCCTGGGTGGAAACCACCGTCGGCGCGGGCACCAACGGCAAGCCGCAGCCGGCGAACTTCACCGAGCAGACCACCGGTGAAGGCTCCACCGCGATGCAGTTCCTCAACATGGCACAGGGCGATGCACCCTACTTCGCCGAGCTGGCGCGCACCTATACGCTCAGCGACAACTTCCACCAGTCGGTGATGGGCGGCACGGGCGCCAACCACATCATGCTGGGCTTCGGCGATCTCGTTTACTACGCCGACGCCAACGGCAATCCGGCGACGCCGCCGAGCAACCAGATCGAAAACCCGGATGCGCAGGCCGGCACCAACAACTGGTACGTGCAGGACGGCTACAGCGGCGGTTCCTACGTGAACTGCGCCGACGATTCACAGCCGGGCGTGGGCGCCGTGAAGGATTACCTGAAGTCGCTGCCGTATCGCACCTTCCACGGCACGGACTGCAAGCGCAACGCGTACTACCTGGTGAACAACTACAACCCGGGTTACCTCGGTGACGGTACGCCTGCACCGCTGGGCGCGGACCAGTTCACCATGCCGCCGACACGCCAGGACAACCTCGCGTTGCTGCTCACGCGCCACCACGTCACCTGGAAGTACTACGGCGAAGGCTGGGCGGGCGGCAAGGAGAACGGCGAAGCCGGTACGTTCTGCAACATCTGCAACCCGTTCCTGTATTCCACGCAGGTGATGACCGATCCGAAACTGCGCGCGAACAACCAGGACATCAACGACCTCTACAACGACATCCAGAACGACACGCTGCCGGCCGTTTCCATCGCCAAGCCGGACGGCATCCTGGATGGCCATCCGGCTTCGTCCAAGCTGGACCTGTTCGAAGGCTACGTGAAGAAGATCGTGGAGATGGCCAAGGCCAACCCGAAGGTGTGGGACGACACCGTCATCATGGTCACCTTCGATGAGGGCGGCGGCTACTACGACTCCGGTTACATCCAGCCGGTCGACTTCTTCGGCGACGGCACGCGCATCCCGCTGCTGGTGGTGTCGCGCTTCTCCGAAGGCGGCCGCGTGGTGCACACGTACTACGACCACGTCTCCTTCGACAAATTCGTCGAAGCGAACTGGGGCCTGCACGAAACCATCTCCAACCGCAGCCGCGACAACCTCCCCAATCCGGTCTCGCAACCGAACAACCCGTATGTGCCGCTCAACGCACCGGCCATCGGCAACCTGATGAACATGTTCGACTTCGACCGTCATGGTCACGGCTACGTAGCAACGACTGAAACACAGGACTGA
- a CDS encoding multicopper oxidase family protein, with amino-acid sequence MNLARRQFLRGLMDMTGMAAVADMGLMAWSAPASPDDGMARMAMPQLAAPNVPLVNPVTLARFVDPLPIPAVMKPTARRAHPAYPGQSLPYYRMEMRAFRATLHRDLPPTPLWGYGGSFPGPTLQARRDEPLLVEWVNALPEKHFLPVDHNIHGAERNKPEVRTVAHVHGARAPAESDGYPEAWFAPGHSALSHYPNGQDAATLWYHDHAMGITRLNIYAGLLGAYLVRDDAEASLGLPDGDCDLPLILCDRLIAKDGQLYYPVSDDPQAPWVSECEGNAILCNGKLYPYLEVEPRRYRLRLINAANTRHYMLALSNGQPFQQIASDQGLLSAPVPRQRVELYPAERAEVVVDFAGLDGKSVQLRQQSEAIMEFRVHDRGRRDTGALPAKLREVERLSAASAVRDRVLTLGEQDDAGGNPMMMMLGGRHWSAPITEDPRQNSVEIWSLVNLTGDVHPIHLHLVRFQVLERRPFDLFAWNASKTLKYTGPAQLPPAHEMGWKDTVRADPGFVTRIIARFEGEPGRYVWHCHMLEHEDNEMMRPFQLLPA; translated from the coding sequence GTGAACCTTGCGCGCCGCCAGTTCCTGCGCGGCCTGATGGACATGACGGGAATGGCCGCTGTGGCCGACATGGGCCTGATGGCCTGGTCCGCGCCGGCCTCGCCGGACGACGGCATGGCCCGCATGGCGATGCCCCAGCTCGCCGCGCCGAACGTGCCGCTGGTGAACCCGGTGACGTTGGCCCGTTTTGTCGATCCGCTGCCGATACCCGCCGTGATGAAGCCGACGGCGCGGCGCGCGCATCCGGCGTATCCCGGCCAGTCGCTGCCGTACTACCGCATGGAGATGCGCGCGTTCCGCGCCACGCTGCATCGCGATCTGCCGCCGACGCCGCTATGGGGTTATGGCGGATCATTCCCCGGCCCGACGCTGCAGGCGCGTCGCGACGAACCGTTGCTGGTGGAATGGGTCAACGCGCTGCCCGAGAAACACTTCCTGCCGGTCGACCACAACATCCACGGCGCCGAGCGCAACAAGCCGGAAGTGCGCACCGTCGCCCACGTGCACGGCGCGCGTGCGCCGGCGGAGAGCGACGGCTATCCCGAGGCATGGTTTGCGCCCGGCCACTCCGCGCTTTCCCACTATCCCAACGGCCAGGATGCGGCGACGCTGTGGTACCACGACCACGCGATGGGCATCACGCGCCTCAACATCTACGCAGGCCTGCTCGGCGCCTATCTCGTGCGTGACGACGCGGAAGCATCGCTTGGCCTGCCCGATGGCGATTGCGACCTGCCGCTGATCCTGTGCGACCGCCTGATCGCGAAGGACGGCCAGCTCTACTACCCGGTGTCCGACGATCCGCAGGCGCCCTGGGTGTCCGAGTGCGAAGGCAACGCCATCCTGTGCAACGGCAAGCTGTATCCCTATCTGGAGGTCGAGCCGCGACGCTATCGCCTTCGCCTGATCAACGCGGCGAACACGCGCCACTACATGCTCGCGTTGTCGAACGGCCAGCCGTTCCAGCAGATCGCCAGCGACCAAGGGCTACTGAGCGCACCGGTGCCGCGACAGCGCGTGGAGCTCTATCCGGCCGAGCGTGCCGAGGTGGTGGTCGACTTCGCGGGCTTGGACGGCAAGAGCGTGCAGCTGCGCCAGCAGTCCGAAGCGATCATGGAGTTCCGCGTGCATGACCGCGGCCGCCGCGACACGGGCGCCTTGCCGGCGAAGCTGCGCGAGGTGGAGCGCCTGTCGGCGGCCAGCGCGGTGCGCGACCGCGTGCTCACGCTGGGCGAGCAGGACGATGCCGGCGGCAATCCCATGATGATGATGCTGGGCGGCAGGCACTGGTCCGCACCGATCACCGAGGATCCGCGCCAGAACAGCGTGGAAATCTGGAGCCTGGTGAACCTCACCGGCGACGTGCATCCCATCCATCTGCATCTCGTCCGTTTCCAGGTGTTGGAACGGCGGCCGTTCGACCTGTTCGCGTGGAACGCGTCGAAGACGTTGAAGTACACCGGGCCGGCGCAGTTGCCGCCGGCGCATGAGATGGGATGGAAGGATACGGTGCGGGCGGATCCGGGGTTTGTCACGCGCATCATCGCGAGGTTCGAGGGGGAACCAGGGCGCTATGTGTGGCATTGCCACATGCTGGAGCACGAAGACAACGAGATGATGAGGCCGTTTCAGTTGTTGCCGGCGTAA